The proteins below come from a single Leptotrichia sp. oral taxon 223 genomic window:
- a CDS encoding DUF4911 domain-containing protein encodes MKNAEKQIKSWEYIIQTKKEYIDFINKIIEAYDGLGNVRTIDNQNGLIKILTNSCLLDDMDNAIETLHKKNIEIEVLERREWLGVL; translated from the coding sequence ATGAAAAATGCAGAAAAGCAAATAAAAAGCTGGGAATACATTATTCAAACAAAAAAAGAGTACATCGACTTTATCAATAAAATCATAGAAGCATATGATGGTTTAGGAAATGTAAGGACAATCGACAACCAGAACGGTTTAATAAAGATCCTCACAAATTCATGTCTTCTGGACGATATGGACAACGCAATCGAAACATTACACAAAAAAAATATTGAAATAGAAGTTCTGGAAAGAAGAGAATGGCTTGGAGTATTATAA